A single window of Leeuwenhoekiella sp. MAR_2009_132 DNA harbors:
- a CDS encoding App1 family protein produces the protein MKLDLQLYRGYVNEGELIVFGHVFKSWAPDKYQVDRKGFKHAFSVLHMFIISPLKDVEVRLKFKNLDITTLTMQDGYFRFTVPFTDSLESGWHKYEVSCKPEEATYGIVEKADLLKPFESELSIISDIDDTFLISHSGNLFKKLYVMLARNVNKRKTFEDVVKHYDALSNSGHKAEGQSNSFFYVSSSEWNLYDFIVQFTKLQRLPKAVIKLKDIKTGISDFLTTGGGDHDHKFVKIKDIISFYPKQQYVLLGDDSQQDAFIYERICKTFPKNIKAVYLRQTRRSKKVKVQEALSKMERLQVATCYFKKSNQAISHSKEVGIIKT, from the coding sequence GTGAAACTAGATTTACAATTATATAGAGGTTATGTAAATGAAGGTGAACTCATTGTTTTTGGACATGTGTTTAAATCCTGGGCTCCAGATAAATATCAGGTAGATCGTAAAGGTTTTAAACATGCCTTTTCTGTACTTCATATGTTTATAATTTCACCCTTAAAAGATGTTGAAGTACGACTTAAGTTTAAAAACCTTGACATTACAACGTTGACTATGCAGGACGGGTATTTTCGATTTACGGTTCCGTTTACCGATAGTCTGGAAAGTGGCTGGCACAAGTATGAAGTGAGTTGCAAACCCGAAGAAGCAACGTACGGAATTGTAGAGAAAGCAGATTTGCTAAAGCCTTTTGAAAGCGAACTAAGTATTATCTCAGATATAGACGATACTTTTTTGATTTCGCATAGCGGAAACCTATTTAAAAAACTCTATGTGATGCTGGCGCGTAATGTGAATAAAAGAAAAACTTTTGAAGACGTTGTTAAACATTATGACGCTTTAAGTAACAGCGGGCATAAGGCAGAGGGGCAAAGCAATTCTTTTTTTTATGTATCAAGTAGCGAATGGAATTTGTATGATTTTATCGTACAGTTTACAAAATTACAGCGGTTACCTAAAGCTGTAATAAAATTGAAAGATATCAAAACCGGGATCTCAGATTTCTTAACGACCGGAGGCGGAGATCACGATCACAAATTTGTAAAAATAAAGGATATAATTTCGTTTTATCCAAAACAGCAATACGTGCTTTTGGGTGACGACTCACAACAAGATGCATTTATATATGAGCGTATCTGTAAAACCTTTCCTAAGAATATTAAGGCTGTTTATTTAAGACAGACCAGACGCTCTAAAAAAGTAAAAGTACAAGAGGCACTCTCTAAAATGGAACGCCTGCAAGTAGCTACCTGTTATTTTAAAAAAAGTAACCAGGCTATTTCACATTCTAAAGAAGTGGGCATTATCAAAACTTGA
- a CDS encoding OmpA family protein has protein sequence MKTYTILCILLIVFQVGFSQSKTLKEANKLFANQAYAEAIQAYETEETLDSTATLKLADAYYYTADAQNASATYEKAWMLNPNQSLSTYFRYADAAKRNKDYDKANELLSTYTGEAISILETTEANDLKLPQYFMPTVLDAASAYDDFGAAYFDRQIVFASNRNAERPLYAWTGKPFLDLYYAKVSGSTITDEGLFPGAINTDTHESNAVFTADGKRMYFTRTSSQLSRIDKSKVGVLQIYSAELVGTQWSNVKPIEINNPLYSITHPALSSDGSTLYFASDMPGGFGNFDIYKAEINPDGSISNPVNLGPQINTDKLEQFPFVSESGNLYFASNRVEGLGGLDVYRSDWESGDFQEAFNLGSSINSNADDFALILKEGYGSGFFSSNRTGKDKLYALEIYPNVDYVVLGNVDDKTTLKPIPSAEVTMFNTKTGTITKTRSAEDGSFKFDVRPNSSYKFKANKELYVPTEKEVKIEYSPLTKTVIKLEMLAYADSDSLIVFNKRNQTTQINLEKIFFDFDKATIRPDAAKILNKLVEVMQKYPNMNIEVASHTDSKGSDGYNLQLSERRAQATVAYLISQGINESRLTAKGYGETDLINDCNSMNCTDAQQDVNRRSEFTILK, from the coding sequence ATGAAAACTTATACCATTCTATGTATTCTGCTGATTGTTTTTCAAGTGGGATTTTCACAAAGCAAAACATTAAAAGAGGCCAATAAGCTTTTTGCTAATCAGGCATACGCCGAAGCAATACAAGCTTATGAGACAGAAGAAACTTTAGATTCTACAGCTACCTTAAAATTAGCTGACGCTTATTATTACACTGCAGATGCTCAAAACGCTTCTGCCACTTATGAAAAAGCGTGGATGCTAAATCCTAATCAAAGCCTAAGTACCTATTTTAGATATGCAGATGCCGCAAAACGCAACAAAGATTATGACAAGGCAAATGAATTGTTATCTACTTATACAGGTGAAGCAATTTCTATATTAGAAACCACTGAAGCTAACGATCTTAAACTTCCACAGTATTTTATGCCTACGGTTTTAGATGCTGCTTCTGCTTATGACGATTTTGGAGCCGCTTATTTTGACAGACAAATCGTATTTGCTTCAAATCGTAATGCAGAACGACCGCTTTATGCCTGGACCGGAAAACCCTTTCTAGATTTGTATTATGCTAAAGTTTCGGGAAGTACGATAACTGATGAAGGTTTGTTTCCGGGAGCAATAAATACAGATACGCACGAGAGTAATGCAGTATTTACGGCAGATGGTAAACGTATGTATTTTACACGTACCAGCTCACAATTAAGTAGAATAGACAAAAGTAAAGTGGGTGTTTTACAAATTTATAGTGCAGAGCTGGTAGGTACACAGTGGTCTAATGTAAAACCTATTGAAATAAATAACCCGTTATATTCAATAACCCATCCTGCACTTAGCTCAGATGGCAGCACACTATATTTTGCTAGTGATATGCCTGGTGGTTTTGGTAATTTTGATATATATAAGGCAGAAATAAATCCCGATGGCAGTATAAGCAATCCTGTAAATTTAGGGCCTCAGATAAATACAGATAAATTAGAGCAGTTTCCATTTGTATCAGAATCGGGCAACCTGTATTTTGCCAGTAATCGCGTAGAAGGTCTGGGTGGTCTAGATGTTTACCGAAGCGACTGGGAGTCTGGTGATTTTCAAGAAGCATTCAATCTGGGCTCATCCATAAATTCAAATGCAGATGATTTTGCTCTTATTTTAAAAGAGGGCTATGGCTCTGGATTTTTCTCTTCTAATCGAACCGGAAAAGACAAATTATATGCCTTAGAAATCTATCCTAACGTAGATTATGTGGTCTTAGGAAATGTAGATGATAAGACTACCTTAAAGCCTATTCCAAGCGCAGAGGTAACGATGTTTAATACTAAAACCGGTACCATTACTAAAACCCGTTCTGCTGAAGATGGAAGCTTCAAATTTGATGTTCGCCCTAACAGTTCATATAAATTTAAAGCCAATAAAGAACTTTATGTTCCTACCGAAAAGGAAGTAAAAATTGAATATTCGCCACTTACTAAAACGGTTATTAAATTAGAGATGCTTGCATATGCAGACTCAGACAGTTTAATTGTTTTTAATAAACGTAATCAAACAACACAGATAAATCTTGAGAAAATATTTTTTGATTTTGACAAGGCAACTATTCGTCCTGATGCTGCTAAAATCTTAAATAAACTCGTTGAGGTAATGCAAAAATATCCTAATATGAATATTGAAGTTGCATCGCATACAGATAGCAAGGGTTCTGATGGTTATAACTTACAGTTGTCTGAGCGTCGAGCACAGGCTACAGTAGCCTATTTAATTTCTCAGGGTATTAATGAAAGTCGTTTGACCGCTAAAGGTTATGGAGAAACCGATTTGATAAACGATTGTAATTCTATGAATTGTACAGATGCTCAACAGGATGTAAACCGAAGAAGTGAGTTTACCATCTTAAAGTAA
- a CDS encoding fasciclin domain-containing protein, whose translation MKKIFLSMAVLATLAFTSCKDNENKEADEAMTEEQMAMEAEATTEEEMPEQQTIATIAMGNENFTTLVTAIQAAELGETLNGAGPFTVFAPTNAAFDKLPAGTLEGLTKPENKEKLAGLLKYHVVSGEYMAADVVKAINDNNGSFVIKTVQGGELTATLDGENVIITDANGNKSKVVMADVDASNGVIHAIDAVVMPKM comes from the coding sequence ATGAAAAAGATATTTTTAAGTATGGCAGTACTTGCTACTTTAGCTTTTACTTCTTGCAAAGACAATGAAAACAAAGAAGCTGATGAAGCTATGACCGAAGAGCAAATGGCTATGGAGGCTGAGGCAACTACTGAAGAAGAAATGCCAGAGCAACAAACTATCGCTACTATAGCAATGGGCAATGAGAACTTTACAACTCTTGTAACTGCTATACAAGCTGCAGAATTAGGAGAGACTCTAAATGGTGCTGGTCCTTTTACTGTTTTTGCTCCTACTAATGCTGCATTTGATAAATTACCTGCAGGTACATTAGAAGGTTTAACAAAACCTGAAAATAAAGAGAAATTAGCTGGTCTTTTAAAATACCACGTTGTTTCTGGGGAGTATATGGCTGCAGATGTAGTTAAAGCAATTAATGACAATAACGGAAGTTTTGTAATCAAAACTGTACAAGGTGGTGAGTTAACTGCTACTTTAGATGGTGAAAATGTTATTATTACTGACGCTAACGGAAACAAATCAAAAGTAGTTATGGCAGACGTAGATGCTTCAAATGGTGTGATACATGCTATTGATGCAGTTGTGATGCCAAAAATGTAA
- a CDS encoding WD40/YVTN/BNR-like repeat-containing protein, translating to MKKTLLLSFLALSLGISAQKVNLDLLKNIKLRSVGPAGMSGRITSIDAVTANPDIIYAGAASGGIWKSTSGGVTWKPVFENEATASIGAVAIQQSNPSVVWAGTGEGNPRNSLNGGFGVYKTLDGGKTWKCMGLENTRHIYRVRINPTNPDVVYAAAIGSPWGEHEERGVYRTQDGGKSWEKILYVDSKTGAGELIMDPTNPNKLIAAMWQHKRDPWFFNSGGPGSGLYITYDGGDTWKEITSKNGLPEGDLGRMGLAIAANKPNIVYAYIESKKNALYRSEDGGENWKKVNDNTDEIGDRPFYYAEIYVAPNNENRVYTVFTYINVSEDGGASFKELMPAYGVENGVHPDHHAWYIHPTNPDFMIDGNDGGLNITRDGGKTWRFAENIPVGQFYHIAVDNEYPYNVYGGMQDNGSWRGPSYVWKDQGIRNAYWQEISFGDGFDVVPDRDNSQYGWSMSQQGFVSRYDWVTGNNYSVRPTHPNPEVELRFNWNAAINIDPFDNSTLYFGSQFVHKSTDKGLTWEVISPDLTTNNPEKQKQSESGGLTMDATGAENHTTILVIEPSPVEKDMLWTGSDDGKVFFTTNGGKNWTDVSKNIKGLPEGSWIAQIKASATKKGEALLVANNYRRFDYKPYAYRTTDYGKTWKSIVDVDDVGSYTLSILEDKKEPNLMFLGTDDGLYISLNAGTDWQKWTNGFPTVPVKDMVVQEREDDLAIATFGRSIWVLDDLKPLRALASNKDLIAKMSSSETPTLEIFPPAVAYQNASQQPMGSRFGADATFNGENRSSGAQIKYFFKPKKDEAKKKEDIKENIEDEEISESAVKWDSITLTIYDGERLIRTLKTKTPDSAGTYSMRWYMDEKGSDRPSRTLRKRTSESGGVSVKPGTYKVVLNYGDLENSQTITVKSDPRLDISANAINEIYAAEKNLEEMIQVSADAVKQLVESKNIADNYISDLKKLDKTKYKVQIDSSKAITKKIDAQIALFLGKEDDRQGITRNKEVTVLNRIYSARGYVGSRPNGLTKTENILVTQAKEELTQALAAVNTFFNEDWKTYKAEMQKLELDPFKEIETFEFN from the coding sequence ATGAAAAAAACACTACTACTCTCCTTTTTAGCATTGTCACTAGGAATATCTGCCCAAAAAGTAAATCTCGATTTACTCAAAAATATAAAACTACGTAGCGTAGGACCTGCCGGAATGAGTGGCCGTATTACATCAATAGATGCGGTTACTGCAAACCCAGATATAATTTATGCAGGAGCTGCGAGTGGTGGTATCTGGAAATCAACCTCGGGCGGCGTAACCTGGAAACCGGTTTTTGAAAACGAAGCAACCGCTTCCATCGGCGCTGTTGCAATTCAACAATCTAATCCATCTGTAGTTTGGGCCGGTACAGGAGAAGGAAATCCCCGTAATAGTTTAAATGGTGGTTTTGGAGTTTACAAAACACTTGACGGTGGTAAAACCTGGAAATGTATGGGGCTAGAAAATACCCGTCATATATATAGAGTACGTATCAACCCAACAAATCCTGATGTGGTTTATGCCGCTGCAATAGGATCGCCTTGGGGTGAACACGAAGAACGCGGTGTGTACCGCACGCAAGACGGAGGTAAAAGCTGGGAGAAAATTCTTTATGTAGATTCTAAAACTGGAGCTGGTGAACTTATAATGGATCCTACAAACCCAAATAAATTAATTGCTGCAATGTGGCAACACAAGCGCGACCCCTGGTTTTTTAATAGTGGTGGTCCCGGGTCTGGCCTGTATATTACCTATGACGGTGGTGATACGTGGAAAGAGATTACTTCTAAAAACGGGCTGCCGGAAGGTGATCTAGGTCGTATGGGACTTGCAATTGCCGCAAATAAACCCAATATCGTCTATGCATATATTGAATCTAAAAAGAATGCCTTATACCGTTCTGAAGATGGTGGTGAAAACTGGAAAAAAGTAAATGATAATACAGATGAAATAGGAGATCGCCCTTTTTATTATGCAGAAATTTACGTCGCCCCTAATAATGAGAATAGAGTGTATACCGTTTTTACCTACATAAATGTATCTGAAGATGGTGGTGCCAGCTTTAAAGAACTTATGCCTGCCTATGGGGTTGAAAATGGTGTTCACCCAGATCATCATGCGTGGTATATACATCCTACAAACCCTGATTTTATGATAGACGGGAATGACGGCGGACTCAATATTACACGAGATGGTGGTAAAACGTGGCGCTTTGCTGAAAATATTCCAGTGGGTCAATTTTACCATATTGCTGTAGATAATGAATACCCCTATAACGTTTATGGCGGTATGCAGGATAACGGAAGCTGGAGAGGTCCCTCATATGTTTGGAAAGATCAGGGAATACGGAACGCTTACTGGCAGGAAATCTCTTTTGGTGATGGCTTCGATGTAGTTCCCGATAGAGACAATTCACAATACGGGTGGTCTATGAGTCAGCAAGGTTTTGTGAGCAGATACGACTGGGTTACAGGTAACAATTATTCAGTACGACCTACACACCCGAATCCTGAAGTAGAACTACGCTTTAACTGGAATGCAGCAATTAATATCGATCCGTTTGACAACAGCACACTTTACTTTGGCAGTCAATTTGTACATAAATCAACAGATAAAGGATTAACCTGGGAGGTTATATCGCCAGATCTCACCACTAATAATCCCGAAAAACAAAAACAAAGCGAAAGTGGCGGATTAACTATGGATGCTACAGGAGCCGAAAATCACACAACAATTCTAGTTATTGAGCCTTCTCCTGTTGAAAAAGATATGCTCTGGACCGGTTCTGACGATGGTAAGGTATTCTTTACTACAAATGGTGGTAAGAACTGGACCGATGTTTCAAAAAATATAAAAGGCTTGCCAGAAGGCAGCTGGATTGCACAGATTAAAGCTTCAGCTACAAAAAAGGGTGAGGCGCTGCTCGTTGCAAATAATTACCGAAGATTTGATTACAAACCGTATGCGTATCGTACTACAGACTACGGTAAAACCTGGAAAAGTATTGTAGATGTTGACGATGTAGGTAGCTATACACTTTCTATATTAGAAGATAAAAAAGAACCTAATCTAATGTTTTTAGGTACAGATGATGGCTTGTATATCAGTTTGAATGCCGGTACAGACTGGCAAAAATGGACAAACGGCTTCCCTACTGTTCCTGTAAAAGATATGGTAGTTCAGGAGCGTGAAGATGATCTTGCCATTGCAACTTTTGGTAGATCTATCTGGGTTTTAGATGATCTTAAACCCTTACGCGCACTGGCGAGCAATAAAGACTTAATCGCTAAAATGAGTAGCTCAGAAACCCCTACTCTTGAGATCTTCCCTCCTGCTGTTGCCTATCAAAACGCTTCACAGCAACCTATGGGAAGTAGATTTGGTGCAGATGCTACCTTTAATGGAGAAAACCGCAGCAGCGGCGCTCAGATAAAATACTTTTTTAAACCCAAAAAAGACGAAGCAAAGAAAAAAGAAGATATAAAAGAGAATATTGAAGATGAAGAGATTTCTGAATCTGCTGTAAAGTGGGATAGCATCACACTAACTATCTACGATGGTGAGCGTCTTATTAGAACTTTAAAAACAAAAACTCCAGATAGTGCAGGTACGTATAGCATGCGCTGGTATATGGATGAGAAAGGCAGCGACAGACCTTCGCGTACACTACGTAAGCGTACATCAGAATCTGGCGGAGTTTCGGTAAAACCGGGAACTTATAAAGTGGTGCTTAATTATGGTGACTTAGAAAATAGTCAAACCATCACGGTAAAAAGTGACCCTCGTTTAGATATTTCGGCGAATGCAATAAATGAAATATATGCTGCTGAAAAGAATCTGGAAGAAATGATTCAGGTTTCAGCAGACGCTGTAAAACAACTTGTTGAAAGTAAAAATATAGCAGATAACTATATATCAGATTTAAAGAAACTCGATAAAACCAAATACAAAGTTCAGATTGACAGTTCTAAAGCTATTACTAAAAAAATAGATGCTCAAATCGCATTATTTTTAGGTAAGGAAGATGATAGACAAGGAATTACCAGAAATAAAGAAGTCACGGTGCTCAACCGTATATATTCGGCTCGTGGCTATGTAGGAAGCAGGCCTAACGGCTTAACTAAGACTGAAAATATTCTAGTTACTCAGGCAAAAGAAGAATTGACTCAGGCTTTAGCTGCTGTTAATACCTTTTTTAATGAAGACTGGAAAACTTATAAAGCAGAAATGCAAAAGCTAGAACTTGATCCTTTTAAAGAAATTGAAACGTTTGAGTTTAACTAA
- a CDS encoding type IX secretion system membrane protein PorP/SprF — protein sequence MKTSTSKFTFFAVLVLFCTSMFAQQDPEYTQYMYNMSVINPAYSSVNKAKIGGIYRAQWVSIDGAPTTASFFGHLPVSDKVELGLNIVHDEIGDVVQETNLNADFAYKLPVQENATLALGIKAGASFFSTDFSRLQLGSGGPATDPSFDQNINRTYPTIGIGAYYFSEKYYLGLSAPNLVASQHLEDQNGVQRLGSENTHFFFTGGYVFEPSSDFQIKPSFMARWVNGAPVSIDVNANVRFYQRFEAGIGYRIDDAVTGMLNFEVTPGVRVGYAYDYTTSNLGAYNNGSHEVMVLFDFDLLSKLPSYLKSPRFF from the coding sequence ATGAAAACTTCAACTTCAAAATTCACGTTTTTTGCAGTGCTTGTCCTTTTTTGCACAAGTATGTTTGCACAACAAGACCCAGAATACACGCAGTATATGTATAATATGAGCGTGATTAACCCGGCTTATTCATCTGTAAATAAAGCTAAAATAGGTGGCATTTACAGAGCACAGTGGGTAAGTATAGATGGTGCTCCCACAACTGCCAGCTTTTTTGGCCATTTACCCGTCTCTGATAAAGTAGAGCTGGGTTTAAATATTGTTCACGATGAAATAGGCGATGTAGTACAGGAAACTAATTTAAATGCAGATTTTGCTTATAAATTACCCGTACAGGAAAATGCTACACTTGCCTTAGGTATTAAAGCCGGAGCTTCGTTTTTTAGTACAGACTTTAGCAGACTTCAACTAGGCAGCGGTGGTCCTGCAACAGACCCTTCTTTTGATCAGAATATAAACCGCACATATCCTACAATAGGAATTGGAGCTTATTATTTTTCAGAAAAATATTATTTAGGACTTTCTGCACCTAATCTTGTAGCTTCTCAACATCTTGAAGATCAAAATGGCGTTCAGCGTCTGGGAAGTGAAAACACACATTTCTTTTTTACCGGTGGTTATGTATTTGAACCGTCTTCAGACTTTCAGATTAAACCTTCATTTATGGCGAGATGGGTAAATGGCGCTCCGGTAAGTATTGATGTTAATGCCAATGTGCGTTTTTATCAACGTTTTGAGGCAGGTATAGGCTACCGCATTGATGATGCCGTAACCGGAATGCTAAATTTTGAGGTAACACCAGGTGTTCGCGTAGGCTATGCCTATGATTATACCACATCAAATTTAGGAGCGTACAATAACGGAAGCCACGAAGTTATGGTTCTCTTTGATTTTGACCTGTTAAGCAAATTACCATCTTATCTTAAATCTCCTCGCTTCTTTTAA
- a CDS encoding vWA domain-containing protein translates to MKKQNIRKGFVFKTYEAPEQSLFDQLFEIFKELITHTSGDFDEAMDWLKELDKEYKLTNEDYTLDDFVQELKDKGYLKEELEPDGKGSLSITAKTEQAIRQRALDQIFGKLKRGGLGNHKTNRVGSGDEHTGETREYRFGDGLERVSMTESLKNAQINNGMGNFDLTERDLIVEETQHKAQMSTVLMIDISHSMILYGEDRITPAKKVAMALAELITTRYPKDTIDIIVFGNDSWPIKIKDLPYLQVGPYHTNTVAGLQLAMDILRRKRNTNKQIFMITDGKPSCIREADGRYYKNSVGLDEYIVNKCYSQASQARKLKIPITTFMIAQDPYLMHFVRQFTEANQGKAFYTGLKGLGEMIFEDYETNRKKKIR, encoded by the coding sequence ATGAAAAAACAAAATATACGTAAGGGATTTGTCTTTAAAACTTACGAAGCCCCCGAACAGTCGTTGTTTGATCAACTTTTTGAAATTTTTAAAGAGCTGATAACGCATACCTCGGGAGACTTTGATGAGGCAATGGACTGGCTTAAGGAATTGGATAAGGAATATAAATTAACTAATGAGGACTATACATTAGATGATTTTGTGCAGGAACTTAAAGATAAAGGCTATCTCAAAGAAGAACTAGAACCTGACGGGAAGGGTTCTTTATCAATTACTGCTAAAACAGAGCAGGCAATACGACAACGTGCTTTAGATCAAATTTTCGGTAAGCTTAAACGTGGTGGTTTAGGAAACCATAAAACCAATAGAGTAGGTAGTGGCGATGAGCATACTGGTGAAACCCGGGAATATCGTTTTGGTGATGGTCTTGAACGTGTCTCGATGACCGAAAGTCTCAAAAATGCTCAGATCAATAATGGTATGGGTAATTTTGATTTAACCGAAAGAGATCTTATTGTTGAAGAAACTCAGCATAAAGCGCAAATGAGTACAGTGCTTATGATAGATATCAGTCACAGTATGATTTTGTATGGCGAAGATCGCATTACACCTGCTAAAAAAGTAGCGATGGCTCTCGCCGAATTGATAACAACCCGTTATCCTAAAGATACCATAGATATCATTGTATTTGGTAATGACTCCTGGCCTATTAAAATTAAAGATCTACCGTATTTGCAGGTAGGGCCATACCACACCAATACCGTTGCCGGCTTGCAACTTGCTATGGATATTTTGCGTCGTAAACGTAATACCAATAAGCAGATTTTCATGATAACAGATGGTAAGCCTAGTTGTATACGAGAAGCAGACGGTCGTTATTATAAGAACAGTGTGGGCTTAGATGAATATATAGTAAATAAGTGTTACAGCCAGGCCAGTCAGGCGCGTAAACTTAAAATACCTATAACCACATTTATGATTGCACAAGACCCGTATCTGATGCATTTTGTACGCCAGTTTACTGAAGCTAATCAAGGAAAAGCATTTTACACAGGCCTCAAAGGACTGGGAGAAATGATTTTTGAAGATTATGAAACTAATAGAAAAAAGAAAATACGCTAG